A stretch of the Candidatus Woesearchaeota archaeon genome encodes the following:
- a CDS encoding ABC-2 family transporter protein, producing the protein MLSGRALPLSLFPTWMLGFLRWTPFFYLEFTFASIYLGKLGFQEALRAMGIFAIWIIIMVVLMRMLYSRGFSKLTSFGG; encoded by the coding sequence ATTTTATCAGGTAGAGCTTTACCACTGAGTTTATTTCCTACATGGATGCTTGGATTTTTGAGATGGACTCCATTTTTTTATTTGGAATTTACATTTGCGAGTATTTATTTAGGAAAATTAGGATTTCAAGAAGCTCTTAGAGCAATGGGAATATTTGCAATATGGATTATAATTATGGTTGTTTTGATGAGAATGTTATACAGTAGAGGATTTAGCAAATTAACCTCATTTGGAGGATAG